A genomic window from Streptococcus sanguinis includes:
- a CDS encoding Cna B-type domain-containing protein — MKLKKWLLFLMLPFLFLLDLKLFTATAQADVLKNAITDIKIWDHSNGREATKVNGAYNLVQGGNYRYELVFDLSAYDSKLKDGDTFTFTVPNGATIANGTTFTLTDNETQVQLGAAKMTSNGSGKGGVITVTLQNLADYKSKTTASGVRGSFFFDFQATTVGAEQDWNYNPEETQGAMSHKVTINERKQSSFSTAGENYAKIGGVIAKKPYNSAILGKSGDYSHNWTVRINTQQKTYNSPIVIKDVIPDSSAPMQFVPEQFVLRQGEYTQSLSSIANSVILKEGQDYTVTYNETYTEFTLTILNPDNHAFMLNYMTTSPADGSLVSNTAEMEVNNEKLPFRDDRPGQTSSTIERSSRITEGGVITADISNSLVLYKQDSKTGKMLEGAVFKVTTPSGEEITLPPTDANGRVSTQPFSSEEIKKGQFTVEEVTAPEGYVLDSNPMKVTIKADGAVKTVKNTVDPNASKKLTVKKIWKDENNQDGKRPASIAVDVYANGQKLADKTVTVTGGSTDAEWTAQTTDFPIFDANGQKITYTIGEDQLDGYDAPEVDQENLTVTNSRTPEKIAIKASKKWDDAENQDGKRPANVVVKLYKEVGSQKSEVANRTLTEADQWATEFTDLNKYEKGQEVVYSLEEDAVPHYQSQVTGNAADGFVVTNTYKPETIKISGQKKWDDAENQDGKRPNAVRVKIMKGQDIVDVQEAMAANGWKYESNPLPKYAAGQEIAYTVAEEAVSGYTSKVDGYNITNTYKPETVKISGQKKWDDADNQDGKRPKSVTIKIMKGQDVVDVQQVTADKDWKYESNPLPKYAAGQEITYTVSEEAVPGYTSKVDGYNITNSYTPETTTVSGSKTWEDGDNQDGKRPASITVNLLADGQKVNTQTVGEAEGWSYNFTGLPVYKDGQRITYTVTEEAVPGYSTSLNGYNITNSYTPEKTEITASKTWNDSDNQDGKRPTKINIKLMKTVSGVKTEVASKEVTAADQWQTKFENLPVYENGQKIDYYIEEDDVAGYTKEIKDFTVTNSYTPEMIKISGQKVWDDADNQDGKRPAFVKVKVKNGDTVVDELEVTAANDWKFESKALPKYAAGQEIAYTVTEEAVADYQTKIDKFTITNSYTPQSTEYAVTKVWEDADNQDGKRPVSITVQLYRSVNGQDPIAVAGKTLTLTADNETAANTWKASFTNLPQFDKGQEITYSVKEDNATVAALKEKGYSPKVEGQTITNSHTPEQVKVSGQKVWNDADDQDGKRPASITVKVMDGSTVVDRLEVTAANGWKFESKDLPKYRNGQEIAYTLTEDAVAQYETKIDKFTITNSYTPETVKVSGQKVWDDANNQDGKRPASIKVKILDGDKVVDELDVTAATDWKFESKDLPKNKKGKKINYTVLEEVTVEGYSSSQEQATDGSFTLTNSYKPTQIAVKGTAVWSDAENQDKVRPSKITVRLLADGKPIKELVVSEENGWQYNFSDLPKYKDGKEIVYSVAADSVGDYKLDINGTQLTFSRIPAKKVAVEGEVSPNKRGGQALKAEGKALPRTGQEENLLVTILGFLAALLAGGMLMAKAKRS; from the coding sequence ATGAAACTGAAAAAATGGCTGCTATTTTTGATGCTGCCCTTTCTGTTTTTGCTGGATTTGAAGCTCTTTACAGCAACGGCTCAAGCGGATGTTTTGAAGAATGCAATTACAGATATTAAAATCTGGGACCACTCTAATGGCCGCGAAGCAACCAAGGTTAATGGTGCTTATAATTTGGTTCAAGGGGGGAATTATCGTTATGAGTTAGTTTTTGATTTATCTGCTTACGATAGCAAGCTCAAGGACGGGGACACCTTTACCTTTACAGTACCAAACGGTGCAACCATTGCTAATGGCACAACCTTTACCTTGACGGATAATGAAACGCAGGTCCAGCTTGGAGCTGCTAAGATGACGTCGAATGGTTCGGGTAAGGGCGGTGTCATTACGGTAACACTTCAAAATTTGGCCGATTACAAGTCCAAGACAACTGCCAGTGGAGTAAGAGGAAGTTTTTTCTTTGATTTTCAGGCGACGACAGTAGGCGCTGAACAGGATTGGAATTACAATCCTGAGGAAACTCAAGGGGCGATGAGCCATAAGGTAACCATTAACGAGCGCAAACAGAGCAGTTTTTCAACAGCTGGTGAAAACTACGCTAAGATTGGAGGAGTCATTGCTAAGAAGCCATATAATTCGGCTATTCTAGGCAAGAGCGGTGACTATTCACATAACTGGACTGTTCGTATCAATACTCAGCAAAAGACCTATAACTCTCCGATTGTTATCAAGGATGTCATTCCAGATAGCAGTGCACCTATGCAATTCGTTCCGGAGCAATTTGTCCTTCGCCAAGGGGAGTACACACAGAGTTTATCAAGTATTGCGAATTCTGTTATCTTGAAAGAAGGTCAAGATTACACGGTTACTTATAATGAGACCTATACAGAGTTTACTCTGACCATTCTTAATCCAGACAACCATGCCTTTATGTTGAACTATATGACAACTTCACCAGCTGATGGTTCTTTGGTGTCGAATACGGCTGAGATGGAAGTTAATAATGAAAAATTGCCATTCAGAGATGATCGACCTGGTCAGACGAGTTCTACAATAGAACGTAGTAGCCGGATTACAGAAGGCGGTGTCATTACAGCTGATATCAGTAACAGTCTGGTTCTCTACAAGCAAGATTCTAAGACTGGCAAAATGCTGGAAGGTGCTGTCTTTAAGGTGACAACTCCTAGCGGTGAAGAGATTACTTTGCCGCCGACAGATGCTAACGGTCGGGTTTCTACACAGCCTTTCTCAAGTGAAGAAATCAAGAAAGGTCAATTCACAGTAGAAGAAGTAACAGCTCCGGAAGGCTATGTACTGGACAGCAATCCGATGAAGGTGACTATCAAGGCTGATGGAGCGGTTAAGACAGTCAAGAATACAGTGGATCCAAATGCCAGCAAAAAGCTGACAGTCAAGAAAATTTGGAAAGATGAAAACAATCAGGATGGCAAACGTCCAGCTTCTATTGCTGTAGATGTCTACGCTAACGGTCAAAAGTTAGCTGATAAGACAGTGACCGTAACTGGTGGCAGTACAGATGCGGAGTGGACAGCTCAGACAACTGATTTTCCAATCTTTGATGCAAATGGTCAAAAAATCACCTATACAATCGGTGAAGATCAGCTTGATGGTTACGATGCTCCAGAAGTAGATCAGGAAAATCTCACTGTTACCAATAGTCGTACGCCAGAGAAAATCGCTATCAAAGCCAGCAAGAAATGGGATGACGCTGAAAATCAAGACGGCAAACGTCCTGCCAATGTTGTTGTAAAACTTTATAAAGAAGTCGGTAGTCAGAAATCAGAAGTTGCGAACCGAACTCTGACTGAAGCTGACCAGTGGGCAACCGAGTTCACCGACTTGAACAAATATGAAAAAGGACAAGAAGTTGTTTATTCTCTGGAAGAAGACGCGGTCCCTCACTATCAATCACAGGTAACTGGCAATGCTGCTGACGGCTTTGTGGTGACCAACACTTATAAACCAGAAACCATCAAGATTTCCGGTCAGAAGAAGTGGGATGATGCGGAAAACCAAGACGGCAAGCGTCCAAATGCTGTTAGAGTCAAGATCATGAAAGGCCAAGATATTGTCGATGTTCAGGAAGCGATGGCTGCTAACGGCTGGAAATATGAATCCAATCCTCTTCCTAAATATGCAGCTGGCCAAGAAATTGCTTATACTGTTGCAGAAGAAGCTGTCTCAGGCTACACGAGCAAGGTGGATGGCTACAACATCACCAACACTTACAAGCCAGAAACGGTCAAGATTTCCGGTCAGAAGAAGTGGGATGATGCAGACAACCAAGATGGCAAGCGTCCAAAATCTGTTACAATCAAAATCATGAAAGGCCAAGATGTCGTTGATGTACAGCAAGTAACAGCGGATAAAGATTGGAAATACGAATCAAATCCACTGCCTAAATATGCGGCAGGTCAAGAAATTACTTATACCGTAAGTGAGGAAGCTGTACCAGGTTACACTAGCAAAGTGGATGGTTACAACATTACCAACTCTTACACTCCAGAGACAACGACTGTGTCTGGAAGCAAGACTTGGGAAGATGGCGATAACCAGGATGGCAAGCGCCCAGCTTCTATCACAGTTAATCTGCTAGCTGACGGTCAAAAAGTCAATACGCAAACAGTCGGAGAGGCAGAAGGCTGGTCTTACAACTTTACTGGCTTGCCAGTCTACAAGGATGGCCAACGAATTACATATACAGTAACGGAAGAAGCTGTACCAGGTTATTCAACCAGTCTCAACGGCTACAATATCACCAACTCTTATACACCAGAAAAGACAGAAATCACTGCCAGCAAGACTTGGAATGACAGCGACAATCAAGACGGCAAACGTCCAACTAAGATTAACATTAAGCTGATGAAGACAGTCAGCGGTGTCAAGACAGAAGTAGCTAGCAAGGAAGTGACTGCTGCTGATCAATGGCAAACCAAATTTGAAAATCTGCCAGTCTATGAAAATGGTCAGAAGATTGATTACTATATTGAGGAAGATGATGTAGCTGGATACACTAAAGAAATCAAAGATTTCACAGTTACCAACTCTTACACTCCAGAGATGATCAAGATTTCCGGTCAAAAAGTCTGGGATGACGCTGATAACCAAGATGGCAAGCGTCCAGCTTTTGTTAAGGTTAAGGTGAAAAATGGCGATACTGTGGTGGACGAGCTTGAAGTAACAGCTGCTAACGATTGGAAGTTTGAGTCGAAAGCCCTTCCTAAGTATGCAGCAGGTCAAGAGATTGCCTATACTGTTACTGAAGAAGCAGTTGCGGACTATCAAACTAAGATTGATAAGTTCACCATTACTAATTCTTACACTCCTCAAAGTACAGAATATGCTGTGACTAAGGTTTGGGAAGATGCTGATAACCAAGACGGAAAGCGTCCAGTTTCTATCACAGTGCAGCTGTATCGCTCAGTAAATGGTCAAGATCCAATTGCTGTCGCAGGTAAGACATTAACCTTGACGGCTGATAATGAGACAGCTGCTAACACTTGGAAAGCAAGCTTCACCAATCTGCCTCAGTTTGACAAGGGACAGGAGATCACCTACTCTGTCAAAGAGGATAATGCAACAGTAGCCGCTTTGAAAGAAAAAGGTTACAGTCCGAAAGTAGAAGGTCAGACGATTACCAACTCTCATACTCCAGAGCAGGTTAAAGTTTCTGGTCAGAAAGTTTGGAATGATGCAGATGACCAAGATGGTAAACGCCCTGCATCTATTACAGTTAAGGTAATGGATGGAAGCACAGTTGTTGATAGACTGGAAGTAACAGCTGCTAATGGATGGAAGTTTGAATCTAAAGACCTGCCTAAATATAGAAATGGTCAAGAGATTGCCTATACACTTACTGAAGATGCCGTTGCTCAGTATGAAACGAAGATTGATAAGTTCACCATTACCAACTCCTACACTCCAGAAACCGTTAAAGTCTCTGGTCAAAAGGTTTGGGATGATGCTAATAATCAAGATGGCAAGCGCCCAGCATCTATCAAGGTCAAGATTTTGGACGGAGATAAGGTGGTAGATGAGCTGGATGTGACAGCTGCTACTGATTGGAAGTTTGAGTCCAAAGATTTGCCTAAGAATAAGAAGGGCAAGAAAATCAACTATACAGTCCTTGAAGAAGTGACAGTTGAGGGGTATAGCAGCAGCCAAGAACAAGCAACAGATGGCAGCTTCACTTTGACTAATAGCTATAAACCAACACAGATTGCTGTTAAGGGAACTGCTGTATGGTCAGATGCTGAAAATCAAGATAAAGTTCGACCTTCTAAGATTACTGTTCGCCTCTTGGCAGATGGCAAACCAATCAAAGAACTGGTTGTGTCAGAAGAAAATGGTTGGCAGTATAACTTTAGCGACCTTCCTAAGTACAAGGATGGCAAGGAAATTGTCTATAGCGTTGCGGCTGATTCAGTAGGTGATTATAAGCTTGACATCAACGGAACTCAGCTGACCTTCAGTCGCATCCCTGCTAAGAAAGTGGCAGTTGAAGGAGAGGTTTCACCTAATAAGCGAGGCGGTCAGGCTCTGAAAGCAGAAGGAAAAGCTCTTCCTCGTACTGGTCAGGAAGAAAATCTCCTTGTTACTATTCTTGGCTTCCTAGCAGCTCTTCTCGCAGGAGGAATGCTGATGGCTAAGGCGAAACGCAGCTAA
- the rsgA gene encoding ribosome small subunit-dependent GTPase A → MQGKIIKALAGFYYVESDEQVYQTRARGNFRKKGQTPYVGDEVEFSAEKDSEGYILKIAERKNSLVRPPIVNIDQAVVIMSAKEPDFNANLLDRFLVLLEHKQIHPIIYISKLDLLEDEQGLDVYVQTYQAIGYEVLKATEELLPLLTGKITVFMGQTGVGKSTLLNKIAPDLQLETGEISESLGRGRHTTRAVSFYNLNGGKIADTPGFSSLDYEVSTAEDLNHAFPEIAEFSQFCKFRTCTHTHEPACAVKPAVESGQIASFRFDNYLQFLSEIENRRETYKKVAKKNSK, encoded by the coding sequence TTGCAAGGAAAAATCATAAAGGCTCTGGCTGGTTTCTATTATGTAGAGTCGGACGAACAGGTTTATCAAACCAGAGCGCGGGGTAATTTTCGCAAAAAAGGGCAGACACCTTATGTCGGTGATGAAGTCGAATTTTCAGCAGAAAAAGATTCGGAAGGCTATATTTTAAAAATAGCAGAGCGAAAGAACAGTCTTGTGCGGCCGCCGATTGTCAATATTGACCAGGCAGTTGTAATCATGAGCGCGAAAGAGCCAGATTTCAATGCCAATCTGTTGGATCGCTTTCTGGTGCTTTTAGAGCATAAGCAGATCCATCCTATCATCTACATCAGTAAGTTAGACCTGCTTGAGGATGAGCAGGGCTTGGATGTCTATGTGCAGACCTATCAGGCCATCGGTTATGAGGTCCTTAAGGCTACTGAGGAGTTGCTGCCGCTGCTGACAGGGAAAATCACTGTTTTCATGGGACAGACTGGGGTTGGAAAGTCCACTCTGCTCAATAAAATCGCTCCAGACCTGCAGCTGGAAACAGGAGAGATTTCCGAAAGTTTGGGCCGCGGCCGTCATACGACACGGGCCGTCAGCTTTTACAATCTAAATGGTGGAAAGATTGCCGATACACCAGGGTTTTCGTCTTTGGATTACGAGGTGAGTACAGCTGAAGATCTCAATCATGCTTTTCCTGAGATTGCTGAGTTCAGCCAATTCTGTAAATTTCGTACTTGTACCCATACTCACGAGCCGGCTTGTGCTGTCAAGCCAGCAGTTGAGTCCGGCCAGATAGCTTCATTCCGCTTTGATAATTATCTGCAATTTCTCAGCGAGATTGAGAATCGTCGGGAAACCTATAAAAAAGTTGCCAAAAAAAATTCTAAATAA
- the rpe gene encoding ribulose-phosphate 3-epimerase: protein MTSFKIAPSVLSADYANFEAELKKLEATGAEYAHIDIMDGHFVPNISFGAGVVASMRPHSKLVFDCHLMVSNPEHHIEEFARAGADIISIHAEATPHIHGALQKIRAVGVKPSVVINPGTPVEAVKNVLNLVDQVLVMTVNPGFGGQAFLPETMDKIRELVVLREVNQLNFDIEVDGGIDDKTIGIAKEAGANVFVAGSYVFKGDVNHQVQTLRDALHD, encoded by the coding sequence ATGACATCATTCAAAATTGCCCCTTCAGTCTTAAGTGCGGACTATGCTAATTTTGAAGCAGAATTGAAGAAGTTAGAAGCGACAGGTGCAGAGTATGCCCATATCGATATTATGGATGGTCATTTTGTACCAAATATCAGCTTTGGGGCTGGGGTTGTTGCCAGTATGCGTCCTCACAGCAAGCTAGTCTTTGACTGCCATCTGATGGTTTCCAATCCTGAGCACCATATCGAAGAATTCGCTCGTGCCGGTGCAGATATTATCAGCATTCATGCTGAAGCGACGCCACATATTCACGGAGCGTTGCAGAAGATTCGGGCAGTAGGAGTTAAGCCTAGTGTTGTGATTAATCCGGGAACACCAGTCGAAGCAGTCAAAAATGTTTTGAATTTGGTTGACCAAGTCCTTGTGATGACAGTTAATCCAGGCTTTGGCGGTCAGGCCTTTCTGCCAGAAACTATGGATAAGATTCGTGAACTGGTCGTTCTGCGCGAAGTCAATCAGCTGAATTTTGATATTGAGGTGGATGGCGGTATTGACGATAAGACTATTGGGATTGCTAAAGAAGCTGGTGCCAATGTCTTCGTAGCTGGCAGCTATGTCTTCAAAGGTGATGTCAACCATCAAGTCCAAACCTTACGGGATGCCCTACATGACTAA
- a CDS encoding thiamine diphosphokinase: MSSKVMSTIKSKPYGMPYMTKVALFAGGNLEHFSLDFDVLVGVDRGSLFLLGQGVCPDLAVGDFDSVTEEELLRIKDSVKEVVQAHPEKDDTDLELAVLACFERYPDARLTIFGAFGGRLDHALANVFLPSNEKIAPYMEKIFLEDEQNLLTYVPKGRHEIKPVAGMRYLAFLPSDDVALTIEGAKYPLNKDNFFFKKVYASNEFIDKPIYLDFDSGYTVVIYSKDRS; the protein is encoded by the coding sequence ATGTCTTCAAAGGTGATGTCAACCATCAAGTCCAAACCTTACGGGATGCCCTACATGACTAAGGTTGCGCTGTTTGCTGGCGGAAACTTGGAGCATTTTAGCTTAGATTTTGATGTTTTGGTTGGAGTAGACCGTGGGAGCCTCTTTCTGCTTGGGCAGGGAGTTTGTCCTGACTTGGCTGTCGGGGATTTTGACTCTGTTACCGAGGAAGAATTACTGCGCATAAAAGATAGTGTCAAGGAAGTCGTTCAGGCCCATCCTGAAAAGGATGATACAGACCTGGAGTTAGCTGTTCTGGCTTGTTTTGAACGGTATCCAGATGCCCGTTTGACCATTTTCGGAGCCTTTGGCGGCCGTCTGGATCATGCCTTGGCCAATGTCTTCCTGCCCAGTAATGAAAAAATTGCACCATATATGGAGAAGATTTTTCTGGAAGACGAACAGAATCTGCTGACCTATGTTCCCAAGGGGCGCCATGAAATCAAACCAGTAGCTGGCATGCGCTATCTGGCCTTTCTGCCATCGGATGATGTTGCCTTAACGATTGAGGGCGCCAAATATCCGCTCAATAAAGATAACTTTTTTTTCAAAAAAGTGTATGCTTCTAACGAATTTATAGATAAGCCCATTTATTTGGACTTTGATAGCGGCTATACAGTCGTCATTTACAGCAAAGACAGGAGCTGA
- the rmuC gene encoding DNA recombination protein RmuC — translation MEFIIILIILGNLVLTFLLWQKLSQQTDTLKQVLENQADHLSDQLDYRLEQESQKKQMAQKELELALGDRLSEVRTDLHRNLTELRMEISDNLTKNRDKTDERMRQIQESNETRLEQMRQTVEEKLEKTLQTRLQTSFETVSKQLESVNRGLGEMQSVARDVGTLNKVLSNTKTRGILGELQLGQIIEDIMTASQYEREFVTVAGSSERVEYAIKLPGQTEHEYVYLPIDSKFPLADYYRLEDAYESGSKEEIELYRKSLLASVKRFAKDIKSKYLAPPATTNFGIMFLPTEGLYSEVVRNPAFFDSLRREEQIVVAGPSTLSALLNSLSVGFKTLNIQKSADDISKVLGSVKSEFNKFGGILTKAQKHLQHASGNIDELLTRRTGAIERTLRHIELSDQDLDLNLLDFSEERENNED, via the coding sequence ATGGAGTTTATAATTATCCTCATTATTTTGGGAAACCTAGTGCTGACCTTTCTCCTATGGCAAAAGCTCAGCCAGCAGACCGATACGCTAAAGCAAGTCTTGGAAAATCAGGCAGATCATCTATCGGATCAGTTGGACTATCGCTTGGAGCAGGAAAGTCAGAAAAAGCAAATGGCTCAGAAAGAGCTGGAATTAGCTCTGGGAGACCGTTTGAGCGAGGTCAGGACAGACTTGCACCGCAACTTGACAGAGCTGCGCATGGAAATCAGTGACAACCTGACCAAGAATCGGGATAAAACTGATGAGCGTATGCGGCAGATTCAAGAGTCAAACGAAACCCGTCTAGAGCAGATGCGGCAGACTGTTGAAGAAAAATTGGAAAAAACACTTCAGACTCGTCTTCAGACTTCTTTTGAAACCGTTTCTAAGCAGTTGGAGTCTGTCAATCGTGGCCTGGGAGAAATGCAGAGTGTTGCCCGAGATGTCGGTACACTGAACAAGGTTCTTTCCAACACCAAGACCCGAGGAATTCTAGGCGAGCTGCAGCTTGGGCAGATTATCGAGGACATCATGACGGCCAGCCAGTATGAGCGAGAATTTGTAACGGTGGCTGGTTCCAGTGAGCGTGTCGAATATGCCATTAAACTGCCAGGACAGACAGAGCATGAATATGTCTACCTGCCTATTGATTCTAAGTTTCCTCTGGCTGATTACTACCGTTTGGAAGATGCTTATGAGTCTGGCAGCAAGGAAGAGATTGAGCTCTACCGCAAGTCTCTCTTAGCAAGTGTTAAACGCTTTGCCAAGGATATTAAGAGTAAATATCTGGCACCACCAGCTACGACCAATTTTGGAATTATGTTTCTGCCAACGGAAGGTCTCTATTCGGAAGTTGTCCGCAACCCAGCCTTTTTTGACAGTTTGCGGCGGGAGGAGCAGATTGTGGTAGCGGGGCCATCAACCCTATCTGCCTTGCTTAATTCACTGTCTGTCGGCTTTAAAACGCTCAATATCCAAAAAAGTGCGGACGACATCAGCAAGGTTCTGGGTTCAGTCAAATCCGAGTTTAACAAGTTCGGTGGCATTCTGACCAAGGCACAGAAACATTTGCAGCATGCTTCGGGCAATATTGATGAACTCTTGACCCGTAGGACAGGAGCTATCGAAAGAACCTTACGCCATATTGAGCTGTCTGACCAAGACCTCGATTTGAACTTACTTGATTTTTCAGAAGAAAGGGAAAACAATGAAGATTAA